Proteins from a single region of Mytilus trossulus isolate FHL-02 chromosome 2, PNRI_Mtr1.1.1.hap1, whole genome shotgun sequence:
- the LOC134705527 gene encoding uncharacterized protein LOC134705527: protein MQTKIFFATFLSVQTVIAFLDPCTVYPKGFIPKNETETIVITPSCLKGIIDWNYPRGSLKVLFNEPKPYSLCLIDWLGGDAFTIYDNSFGKMTQLKMLSSENQCIQSNGNHAQLKVEAPPEQRYMGGFTYEIKY, encoded by the exons ATGCAGACTAAAATCTTTTTTGCTACGTTTCTATCTGTACAAACAGTAATAGCTTTTCTGGATCCGTGTACCGTTTATCCTAAAGG ATTTATACCGAAGAATGAAACAGAGACCATAGTCATAACGCCATCTTGTTTGAAAGGAATTATAGATTGGAATTATCCAAGGGGTTCACTAAAAGTTCTGTTTAATGAACCTAAACCATACAGCTTGTGTCTTATTGACTGGCTTGGAGGTGATGCGTTTACCATTTATGACAATTCATTTGGCAAAATGACACAGTTAAAAATGCTTTCATCAG AGAATCAATGTATTCAAAGTAATGGAAACCATGCACAGTTGAAGGTTGAAGCACCACCTGAGCAGAGATACATGGGAGGATTTAcctatgaaataaaatattag